CATCCTTCCCAGTGGGAGGCATGGGGGGTGGGAAGCAGAGAGTGTTGCGCAATTATTGGTGGGACTGTGACCCCCCTGGACCCACAGGGAGGAGATGGCCTAGGGAGGAGAGCCCAGTCTGGGCATGACAGGTGCAGGGTTCAAGTCTCCACGTTCACAGGCTGAGGGGTCGTGGGCAAATCGCCCAGCCTCCCTCGGCCTCTGGCTGCTTCATCTGCAAAGCGAAGGTAATAACAGTACTTacatcccctcctccctgctctcagCCCATCTCCCGCCACTCCAGAGGGTAGGAAGAACCCAAGGGAAGCTTTTAGTAGGTCTTATGTCTGTTAAGAGGGGTGCTGGTTGTTACTCAGAGGTAATAGAGCATCAGGCTGACAGCCCTGGAGAATTCCAGAATCTTCTAAGTGACAGTTCTTGTCCTGAAGAACATGTGTTTCAGCATGTATTCCAGTAAAAGAATCAAGACTGAAAGGATATAAATAGGGCTGCTAGATACATTTTGCATAGGACATACATTCAATTTTATTCACTgttaatctgaaattcaaatttaactgggtatcCTGTATCTTCAGCTGCTAAGTCTGGCAACCCAGAATATACTacacaaacataaaaacaaatgtgAAATTGTACAGTGAGGTAAGATAGAAACTCATACACAAGGCAGAGGGAGTAAtccagaaggcttcctggaggaggcagccatCACAGTTAGGCCTCGAGGCTCATAGGCATTGTGTAATGAGGGAATGTGCAGGGGAgagggtgttaaagtctcccaACCATGTCTGTGTTCCCACCCTTTCCCGCCCTGCCAGAGCCCGTGTCCCAGCTGCAGGCTGACTTCACCCTGCTGGACAGAGGATCAGGCCCCAGGGTAGAGGTGTACTGCCAGGCAGCCTCAGGCAGCCCACCCATCACCTACCACCTGGTCGAGAGGGACGAGCACATCTACATGTGGCAGAGACCAAACGATGGGCAGCCTGCCAACTTCTCCTTCCCACTGACCCAGCTGTCGCACTGGTTCCAGTGCCAGGCTGCAAACAACATCAGTTTCCAGTGCAGCGCCTTCAAGCTGGTGCCCCCAGGTGAGAGGGGGACACCTGGCACCTCTGGGTGGGTCAGCGGGAGGTGGCAGAGCTCCCCCTGGCCCCCGCCAGGGGCAGGGAAGGGCGTCCTGAAGCGGCCGTGTCTACCCTGGCCCAGACTAAAGCAAGTCAAGCCCCGCCCGGCCGCCCCCGTCTCCCTCACAGGACAGCTGCCCCATGGACCCATCTTCCTGCTGGCTGGTGTCATCTTCATCACAGCTATGGCTTCTTGGAACCTGGGCTGGATGATGTGGATCAGGTAGGAAACGGGtgctggctggagggaggggcgAACTGCACAGGGAGCAGCCGGTGGTGGGTTGGGAGGGCAGAGAAAGGGCCATATTGCTGATACATGACTTGCAAAAGCTTATTAAGGGACTACCCTGTGCCAGGTGCCTGCGGATATATTCCTGGCTTTATCTTACCCTGCCCAGGCTCCCAGCCACCTTGCAGTGGAGCCTGCTGGCCTCTGGGTGGGGCCTGCTCCCACACTGCCTGTTGGTCTGAGGAAGACAATGCCTCTCGGGGACCAGGGTGGGCTTCTGCCCTCCAGGGGAACCCCATGGGTCAGTCTTACCCAGCTGGTGACCAGAGGCAGGTACAGGTCTCCTCTCCAAGGCCATTACTTCACTGACTTGTAAAGTgaccagggcctttgcactgtcCAAGCCCCAGCGCTGCAGGCCTCTGTGTGCTCCACCTGCCTGGCCTTTGGCAGCAGTCACTTCTGCCTCCTGAACTTCTTGCCTCTCTTGGCTCCTGAGACACCGCTGtctcctggtcctcctcctctctccctggccAGCCTTTTCAGTGGGCTTGTCCAGAAGTCTGTCCTCAGCACTCCAGACCCTCCTCCCAAGTCTCTGTCCTCTCCGGAGGCCAGGCTCATGAGCGAGCCatgtcccctctctgagcctcagtttctccttctatAACATGGGGTATAGAGACCAAGGGCCAGTGCTTGCCCTGCTGGTGATTCAGTGCCCCCCTTTATTAGTGGGGTGACTAAACCTcacacccctcctcctgcccagggcACTGATGCACTTGGGCACCATAAAATTCCTGGAGGCCTTGGGAGGGCATGGCTGGGAAGTGTGCTGGCCTAACCTGGAGTCTCAATTCCTTTGTCCTCAACGTTGTGACCAGAAGACAGAGGCCCATAGTGGAGCTCTGGTCCTGGCGCCGTATGGGAAGAGCCGCTGTCTGAATGAAGAAGCCACCAGTCTGGATTCTTGGAGCCCGGTGTTCTTCAGCAAACACACATCGTGCTAGTTTAAGGGTTTTAGGATGGGGTGGTGGCTTTAGGGGGAAGGGGGGtccagaggaaggaggaggctcTGTGAGGGCCCCTGTCCTCCCCCATCAGCTGCTGGTCACCGTCCATCTATCCAGGTCTGGGAAGCAGGTGGGTAGAAGAGGCCCAGCTGCACCAGCCCTCCcagggccacctcctcctccccacccctgctcccctctTCCCTGGAGTGGCGACCATCTCCTGGTGGCCCAGTCTTCTGGCTCCAGCACTCACCTCTCACTGTCCAGCTCACCTGGACGACTCTGGGCCTCACCTGGCCAGCACCCCCTCATTAATCCTACCTCCAACTAGGCTGTCTGGAATTCCTCCCTGCCGAGACAGCGTAAGGCCCCTGCAGAACCACCCtccaccctcacagacacacacccagAGCCTTCCCAGTTTGGACGCTTGGAACCATTTCCGGAAAGAACTGGAATAAACTCTGCTCCCTGCCCGTCACCCTGGGAACTCCGTTTCTGTCTGCACACTATCTTGGGAGTTTGTTGTCTCAAGACACACAGCCCTTCACAGCCTTGGGGCCGGGCCCAGCCCGGGAAGAACTGGGAGGGGCGGTGGTTCGACCCCATCCCAGGCTTAGCtccagagaggaggaaagagtgaCAGGCCGGGCAGGGAAGGGTCCAAGCTGTGGCCTGGGGTTTGAGTAGAAtaggggaggagaagggaaagggtGCAGAGGAGCCGGGTCTCAGGCAGGTGGGACCCAGACGGGCGCCCGGGGCCCTTCCCGGAGGAGGCGGGAGCGCAGGGGCAAAAGGTAGTTGGGGCAGAGGGGCGGGCCCTCTGTGCGTCCCTCTCTTCCTGAGGGACTCTCTGGCCTGTTTCCGGTCGCGCCGGGGGCCAGCATAGCTGAGGGACTAGATCCCGGTCGAGAGGTAGGCTGCACAATGAGTCGCGGCCGCCGGACGCGTGTCGGCCGCTGGAAACGCAGGCCAGTCGGGGCACTCCTGCACCGCCACTCGCCGTGGGCGGCACTTTGCCCTCGGTCCCTGGGGAGGCGCTGGCCACGCCCCTGGGGAGGggccgggctgggggcggggcggccaGCTGGTTTCTCGGCGGtccgtggcggcggcggcggcggcggcgacatGGAGAGCGGGGCCTACGGCGCGGCCAAGGCGGGCGGCTCCTTCGACCTGCGACGCTTCCTGACGCAGCCGCAGGTGGTGGTCCGCGCCGTGTGCCTGGTGAGTCGGGGTGCGGGGCCGCAGCGACCCGACTTCGTCGCCAGGCCCGGGGGGAGGGTGGCTTCCGCGAGCCTGCGAGCGCAACAGGTGGCGGCGGCCGAGGCGGGCGGGGGTGCGGCGCGCGTGGGGCCGGCGAGCGGAGCCCGGGACCCTCCACCCCCTCACTCCCCGGGCCCCGCCGTTCCCCCGACACCGGGTCTCTCCGCCTCCACCTCCGGGCCCGGGCGCGGGGTGGCGGGGAGGCTCCGCGGGGAGCAGGCCCGTCGCCCTGTTGGCGGTGGGTGGAGTTTGGGGCGGCTCCAGGACAGGTGACCAGCACGCCGCGACTGCCAGCTTGGGGAATTCATGTGGAAGGGGCTTTCCAAAGCTACATGAGATACAGAGGATTGGGGGCGGCTTGGCTCCCTGCAATAGGGTCTCTTCCACTAAAGAGTAGCTCTTGGGTCTGTTTCCTCTCTCGAGATGAGGTGACCCCAGGATGTATCCCAGGATGTGAGCTGGGCCAGCCCTCCAGCACCAGGTTATTGGGGGTGGGAGGTTGGAAGGAGGTCCGAGCCAAAAGCTGGACAAGGTGTTAGCttgcctgcaggcagcaggctgggcATGCGGTCCCCACACCACCCCTCCCTGGGTAGAGCCTTATGAGTTGCCCTGATGGCACCCTCTCCCCGGCCCTGACTGTGGGGTCTGACCCAAGGAGCAGACGCCCACCATTCGGGATGGCAGTGCCAGGAGTCAGGCTGGCACACTGCTCCCAGCATCCGGAGTTCCGGCTCCATCTCCAGCTGGGGGTGGAGCTTGTGACTGCCATCTCTACAGCCTATTGAGAGGGCCTTGtgcaggcaggcagggcaggcaggggcgAGGCCTGGGCGCGTCCCAGAGGGAACCAGGTGTCCAGACCATCTGCATCTGCTGACAGAGGGCAGGGATGGGTGGTGGCCTTTAAGTTTGGGGAGGAGACAGATGATGTGAGGCTGTTCCCAGGGGCCTGGAGCCCTTCCCAGAGTTCTGGTTGGTACCCCGCTTTGTCCCCCACCCCAGGATCTCCAGGGGTCTGAGTGCAGAAGTGTGTCCACAGGTCTACAGGGCAGACCAGCCTGAGGTCCCCTATGTGGGTGGAATCCACTATGAGCAGGAGGCCGACTGAGGTTccctgggagggcaggggccagGATGCCAAAGAGGCCAGAATTCCTTGTAGGAAGAAAGCTGGCCAACTGGGGAGGCTAGCCTGGAGCAGGGAAGAGCTGGAGGGGGCTCCAGGAGGTGGGAGcctggggacagagtttcagcaCAGGTTGCTGGCATGGCTTTCCTGAAGCCAGAGGAGTCCTCCATCACTGGGAGTTTAGGCAGAGGCTGGGCGCTGTAGAGGTGACTCAGGCAGGTGATCAGGGGGTGAGGCTTGAAGCTTGAGTTTCTATGAGTTTGTGACCCATCCTGGTCAACGGATTGTCCTTAATCCTCATCATGTACCTAACCGCCATGACCTATTCCTCCAGACAGACAGCTGAGTGGGGCAGTCCCCTCTCAGGAGATCCCCGTCCACCCTCACCCCATCCCCAGGCCAGGAATCCCCAGCTATGCCCCTTGTGACTTGTGACTGGTGTCTGgagatggccctggagaatggaGGGACATGCACTAGGAAGCACTCACTCCGAGTTCAGGGGGGACTGCAATGCTAGCCTCCAACAGAGGAAACAGGAGTGGGAGAGGCCAGTGCCCAGACTCCCATCAGGGTCCCACCCTGTGTGCCCCCAGGGGCTTTGTCCCGTCCTGCGTGTTCAGCGGTCACTCAGCCCTTCCCCGACCACCCCCAGGTCTTCGCCTTGATCGTGTTCTCCTGCATCTTTGGCGAGGGCTACAGCAACACCCACGAGTCCCAACAGCAGTACTGCGTGTTCAACCACAACGAGGATGCCTGCCGCTACGGCAGTGCCATCGGCGTGCTGGCCTTCCTGGCCTCCGCCTTCTTCTTCGTGGTCGATGTCTACTTCCCCCAGATCAGCAACGCCACTGACCGCAAGTACCTGGTCATCGGCGACCTGCTCTTCTCAGGTATCTGCCGGCAGTACCTCCGTGTGGTCTTGGGGTGAACCGGAGCAGTGGTATCCCCGGACCTCTCTGGAAGACCGGCTGCTGAAACGCGCCGGTGCTAGTGGGGCGTTGGAGCCAGGCCTCCAGAGCTGGAGTTCTGTCTCCACCCTGGCTcctgcattggtgccctttacaaCCCTGAAAGCTTCCCCCTCCCCCTAGAAGGCCCCTGCCCTTCTGCCTCTGTGGAGTAACCCTGCACCCCTggccctctccccagctctctgGACCTTCCTGTGGTTCGTTGGCTTCTGCTTCCTTACCAACCAGTGGGCAGCCACCAAGCTGGAAGATGTGCGGGTGGGAGCCGACTCAGCCCGGGCCGCCATCACCTTCAGCTTCTTTTCCATCTTCTCCTGGGTAGGTGGACCGGAGCGGGCATGGGTCCTGGTATCTTTGGTGAAGGGTGGTGGAGGGCTGAGGGACCCAGACCTCTGGGCTCTCTGCAGGGTGTGCTGGCCTCCCTGGCCTACCAGCGCTACAAGGCCGGAGTGGACGACTTCATCCAGCACTACGTGGACCCCACTCCAGACCCCAGCTCGGCCTACGCCTCCTACCCCGGTGGGCCTCCCGACAACTACCAGCAGCCACCCTTCACCCAGAACGCCGAGACGGCCGAGGGCTACCAGCCGCCTCCCGTGTACTGAGCTGCAGCTGGGGCTGGTAAGGGGAGCTGGGAGGGCACCTGggggcctcccctcctcctggacTCCTCCCCAGAGGCTTGTCCCCAGAACTGCTGGCCACTTTCGTCCAGCCTGTTGGAGCTGACGCTGGGCCTGGAGAGAGAGCGCCTGCCTCACCAGCCCCAGCCGCCCAGAGCCCTGGCCTGACCTGCCTGTGCCCCAAGGGCGCCTCAAGGGCATTTTTTAGGAAAGGGTTTTCAGTTAGACATGTTCTGTCATTGCTTTTAATGATCCCCAGCCCCGCCCGGAGTAGCTCGAAGTGCCTAACGCGCTGTTTGTCAAGTGCCTTAGCTTCTCCCCAGCCCAAAGGCGCCAGGCCCAGGTCCAGGCCCCACGGCCATGGTCAGGTCACTTGGGGTTCTCTGCCAAAGACGAGGTGGGGCCTTCCCCCCCGTCCTGCTGCCGGCACTGGGCTGGGGCTCCTTCCTCCTCACTCAGGTTCCTTCCTGCCGGCTgcgcccccagccccctgcctgctctgggagCCGGCAGCCCTGTGTTCACTGCTGTGGTGTCAGCTTGCTCTTGATTCTGGGGTCACGACCCCGTGCCAGTGCCTCTGAGCCACCTTCCTGACagctgaggggcagggctggtgccCGCCGCAGGGGGCTCGGGCCACACCTCCCCGTCCCTGCTCCCAGCCCTTGGCCCCTGGGAGGGGCTTTGCCTGACGGACAACACCCAGCTTTATGTAAATATCCTTGTCAGTTAGGTGTGGGGCGCACCCACGGCCCCCAGGCAGTCGTGAATGTATTACAAAGCCTTGGGGGAGGACGCACAGCAGCCTTGGATTCTGTTAGACTAATTTTGGAGATGGAATAAATGTTTTCCTCATTCATAATCTTCATTGTCATCGGTGGGGCCTCTGCctaagagcaggaggaagagaaatTCCACTCTGAGGTACACCCTCAGGCCATGGCCTTGTGGAACTTGTATTTTGAACAAAGTCATGGCAGTCTGCCCCTCCAGTGTGCCCAGTGACTGCCCTCTTCCCCCATCTGGGGTCTCATtgctcacactgccctccatcAACATCTTAAAATAGCAGCTGTGCTCAGCTCGTAAACAAGACGGTCGCTCTGGGCTGCCCTGGCAGGGTCCTGCTGCTCCAGTGCTGGAGGTGACACAGGGGCACCTGGGGGCTGCTCCTCTGTGGGCCCCTTCCCCTGTCACCCTTCCCATCCTGCCCCTACAGCAGAGTGAGGGGtcccaggggaggggctggggtccttttttttcctgcagacaGGGCTCAGCACCTCTGCAGCCTGTCCAGGGGCACAGGGAGCCCACCCTGGGGAGCGAGCCCGGCTAGGGCAGGAGAGGCCCAGGCCCCAAGGCAACTCCTGGCTTCCCCTTTTGATCAGTGTCAGAGGAAACTGTGACAGTGGGCCCCCATAGTTTCAAAATCCTGAGTGAAAACTTAGAAGGTTTGGGAATTATGGTCTCACTGCTGCACTGCACCTGGGACCAGCCTCTACAAAGGGGAggagagcagagggaaggggaagctGGGGACCGGACTGTCTGCACCGGGCACACCTACtgcccagccccactcccccacGACTGGGCACGCTCGCCGCCACGCACCCTGCCCACAGCCCATTTCCCAAGGGACAGCTGAGCTGGTCTTCTTGGCTCCTGAACTGCCAAGTGTCTGTTTCACAAACAAAACCTGACCTCACAGCCCCAGCTGGCTGCACAGACCAAGGCTTCGTCTTTCCAGCCTGGGCCTCAGGCTCCTCTGTCCCTGTCTCGTCCTGAAACCCGCCCGGACGGAAGAGCGAGCATTCTTCTTGGGACACGCTTCATGATCATGTGTCATGATCGTTTCTCTGTTAAAAAGGGTTGTGGCTAAGAGATCAGTAAAACTAGAAAAAGATTTAGAAAGAAATCCCCAGACCTAAATCATGGCAGAGTTGTCTACAGTGAGACCCGGGGAATCCCAGACAGTTAAAGAGAAATGTACTTTTGCCAAccagtaaattttaataattagttATTAATTTCACATGCTACAACAGAAAAAATCATAGCCCCTCCCCAAAAGACAAGCCCCTGGGATCTGAGCCCCAGCAGGGCACATAGGAGAAGCTGGAATCCTGGAGAAAACGATCACCAGAGCAAGAAGGGAAGCAAGAGAACACAAGTGCAGCCATCCCCAATGGGCTGGGAGcctgtcccaggcagagggaccaaGTCTTTGCGTGGGACGAGGCTAGGCGCCAAGCCAGAGGTGCAAGTGCATGGAGTTCCCAGTGAGAACAGAAACTCAGCAGCAAAGCCACAAAGAGGAAGAAGCCAGCAGCACCGGCCCTCACcccaagggggagggagggagggagggacatcTGCGGGGGCCAGACCCCGCACCACAGAGCAACCCAGCTCTGGCCTCTGGTGGGCTGTGAGCCGCCCAGCAGCTGGGAAGGGAACTGAGAAAGGCCAGTGGGCGGCAAGGAGGGAAATGTGGCGTGTGGACACCGAGCCGGGAAAGGGTGCTAGTGAAACCCCCAACCCCAGCTTCCTCCACAGAGGCCGCACAGCACACAGGGGGCAGGTGTACGGCAGGGGGCGGCAGCAGGCCCCGGGGCAGGTGGCTGGTCCCAGGTAGCGGATCCAGCACCTCAGTTGGCCGGGCCGCACTGCAGGATCTGATGAGGGGCAAACAGCTTCCGGGCTCCCGGGGCCTCCCCGGGTCTCCCCAGCACCGGGCAGTTCTCTTTGTTCTCCGTGCCGTCCAGCCAGGCAGGCTGCCCCGACGATGCCTTCTTGAAGTAGCAGAGGCGGCACACAGAGTGGTACTTGTCTGCTCCTCCGATCACCTCGACCTGGCCATGGGACACGAGGCACCTGGACTGAGCGGGGACATGGCACCCCCGGCTGCACCCGCCCCCAGGAGAAGGCAAGGAGGGGCTACCTCTTTCTCCACGCCCAGCCTCTTGGTGTAGGCAGCTTCCCGGAAGCACTCCATGCACACGGCTGTCAGCTTCACCACGCTCTCAGCCAGGGGCACCAGGTTCAGAATGGTCCCGAAAGCCTGTGTTCCCACAGAAAGACCGGTGTACACTCACCTCCAGAGGTGGGCTTTTCCTTGAAACCCTCTGACTTACAGCACTGACACCAGGAAGCTAGGCCTTGACCTCGCCTGTCCCTCAGTACCACCGCCCACAGCAGGTGGACCCAGTCTGGGGCAAACCAGGGGTCAGGATCTGGCTCACCTGAGTGCCTGGGCTTGGGCACGACACAGTTTGAGCAGCTCCAAgtgctcccagagccaagccacaggccccttcctgcctccagggTTCAACCAAGGGCCAGACCAGACGGCCCTTACCTTCCTCTGGAAGGTCCCATCCAGTGCAGCCACAATCACAGTCTTCCCGGCGTTGGCCATGGTCTCGCTAAACTCCACGATGTCGGGGAACTAGGAAGGGTGAGAGGAGGAGGGTGAGTGTCCACCCTGGGCAGAGCTTCTGGGGCCACGGAGAACTCACTGCCAGACCCGACGGTCCCAGCCACCAGCATCGATCAGCGTGGCGCACGAGCTCGGGGTGGCCCCAAGCCTCCCACCCAGCACACAGCCTGCGTGTCCACTGTCCAGGTGGTCCACCACTCCACCAGCTTCCCACGACAACACCAGGTCCTGCTCCGTGCGAGCACCTGGACCTGTCACCAGGATGCCAGCCCGTCTGGAGAAACGTCTACCACCGCAGGGGTCAGACGCTCCGACCAGAGGCTGCCTTGGGCTTGAACCATGCTCTTGGCTGGACCcattagctatgtgactttggcaATGACTACGTTCCTGAGTCtaagaaaaggcaaggaaggccCTTGGTGTTTAAGGATTAAAGACCCTCAAATAATTTCTCACATGTGCTATGCGGCCGATAGGCAGGCTTTGTGTGTTTGCCCCCCGCCTTAAACATAACACGCTGTGTGATGCCctgagaggaggctggggttccACTGGCCCTTACGGGGCAGGACGGCCCAGCACAGCCTTCTAAATAGGGGGCCTGCAGAGAGGTCACTTCCTTGGTAAGTCAGATTTCATTCCAGCCGCATCCCCTGACCCAGAGGCTCCACACGACCACATGCACAGCTCTGCTGTTTCTCTAAAGGAGTCATCACAGGTCACAGAAATGCAGCCCACAGCCCCGCCGCCGTGCTCACAAACAGCTGtgtccagacattgccagatagccccggggtgggggtggggacagaacCGGCCTGAGCATCCCTGTGCCTCACCCTCCCTGTCGAGGCCCCGTCAGGACACGGGTCCTTCCACATCAGCGCTGGGGGCCTCGGAGGGTCCTTGGCCCCGCCCATCTCAGCAATGCCCACGGTCAGAGAGCTCAACTCTTCC
This portion of the Vicugna pacos chromosome 16, VicPac4, whole genome shotgun sequence genome encodes:
- the C16H17orf99 gene encoding protein IL-40 isoform X1; this translates as MRLLLLLCLAATSSSAKQEEPVSQLQADFTLLDRGSGPRVEVYCQAASGSPPITYHLVERDEHIYMWQRPNDGQPANFSFPLTQLSHWFQCQAANNISFQCSAFKLVPPGQLPHGPIFLLAGVIFITAMASWNLGWMMWIRRQRPIVELWSWRRMGRAAV
- the C16H17orf99 gene encoding protein IL-40 isoform X2; amino-acid sequence: MRLLLLLCLAATSSSAKQEEPVSQLQADFTLLDRGSGPRVEVYCQAASGSPPITYHLVERDEHIYMWQRPNDGQPANFSFPLTQLSHWFQCQAANNISFQCSAFKLVPPGQLPHGPIFLLAGVIFITAMASWNLGWMMWIRQRPIVELWSWRRMGRAAV
- the SYNGR2 gene encoding synaptogyrin-2 isoform X2 codes for the protein MESGAYGAAKAGGSFDLRRFLTQPQVVVRAVCLVFALIVFSCIFGEGYSNTHESQQQYCVFNHNEDACRYGSAIGVLAFLASAFFFVVDVYFPQISNATDRKYLVIGDLLFSGCAGLPGLPALQGRSGRLHPALRGPHSRPQLGLRLLPRWASRQLPAATLHPERRDGRGLPAASRVLSCSWGW
- the SYNGR2 gene encoding synaptogyrin-2 isoform X1, giving the protein MESGAYGAAKAGGSFDLRRFLTQPQVVVRAVCLVFALIVFSCIFGEGYSNTHESQQQYCVFNHNEDACRYGSAIGVLAFLASAFFFVVDVYFPQISNATDRKYLVIGDLLFSALWTFLWFVGFCFLTNQWAATKLEDVRVGADSARAAITFSFFSIFSWGVLASLAYQRYKAGVDDFIQHYVDPTPDPSSAYASYPGGPPDNYQQPPFTQNAETAEGYQPPPVY
- the TK1 gene encoding thymidine kinase, cytosolic, whose translation is MSCINLPNVLPGSPSKTRGQIQVILGPMFSGKSTELMRRVRRFQIAQYKCLVIKYAKDTRYSNNFSTHDRNTMEALPACLLRDVVPEALGVAVIGIDEGQFFPDIVEFSETMANAGKTVIVAALDGTFQRKAFGTILNLVPLAESVVKLTAVCMECFREAAYTKRLGVEKEVEVIGGADKYHSVCRLCYFKKASSGQPAWLDGTENKENCPVLGRPGEAPGARKLFAPHQILQCGPAN